One genomic window of Cannabis sativa cultivar Pink pepper isolate KNU-18-1 chromosome 2, ASM2916894v1, whole genome shotgun sequence includes the following:
- the LOC115721042 gene encoding GATA transcription factor 11, giving the protein MVKKLDCDEEHPKDFDGAKDIDLFDMLNFPLEDVEVDIGKDDWNNIPLPDLPLDYCLSFPVGVGVFPNDTSKPNKILPTSYEKSCRLKQLPTASSAAETESTIKSSNAGSKLLSHDSTDVKSVRLFNSSSPVSTLESTNAYFTENQRHVDKKFIAPKRRARSKRQRFSNLDRLRSLSFFPPTCSSFASVYPESDSGTVDDGKMFKPCVKKPVRKGGGETRNNKLKEPNTTTTTTTKRCTHCQVTSTPQWREGPSGPKTLCNACGVRYRSGRLFPEYRPAASPTFIPSVHSNSHKKVIEMRNKGGGTSVEHNYGSQPSNSVRHVFD; this is encoded by the exons atGGTTAAGAAGTTGGATTGTGATGAAGAACACCCTAAGGATTTTGATGGAGCTAAGGATATTGACCTTTTTGATATGCTTAATTTTCCATTAGAAGATGTTGAAGTGGATATTGGTAAAGATGATTGGAATAATATTCCATTGCCTGATCTTCCATTAGATTATTGTTTGAGTTTTCCAGTTGGAGTTGGAGTCTTCCCAAATGATACTTCTAAACCAAATAAAATTCTGCCTACTTCG TATGAGAAATCTTGTAGACTAAAGCAGCTCCCAACTGCTTCTTCTGCTGCTGAGACTGAGAGTACTATTAAGTCTTCTAATGCTGGAAGCAAACTCCTCAGCCATGACTCTACCGATGTCAAAAGCGTTCGGCTTTTTAACTCATCCAGTCCAGTTTCAACCCTTGAGAGCACCAATGCTTATTTTACTGAAAACCAAAGGCATGTTGACAAGAAATTTATAGCTCCAAAGAGGCGAGCTAGAAGCAAACGTCAACGCTTCTCAAATCTCGATAGACTTCGCTCTCTATCATTTTTTCCACCAACTTGCTCTTCATTTGCAAGTGTTTATCCCGAATCAGATTCAGGGACTGTTGATGATGGAAAAATGTTTAAACCTTGTGTGAAAAAACCGGTCAGGAAAGGAGGAGGAGAGACGCGAAACAACAAGCTGAAGGAACcgaacacaacaacaacaacaacaacaaagagATGCACACATTGTCAAGTTACAAGTACCCCACAATGGAGGGAAGGACCATCTGGACCGAAAACCCTTTGCAACGCTTGTGGTGTTCGGTATAGGTCTGGCCGCCTCTTCCCAGAGTACCGCCCTGCAGCGAGCCCTACTTTCATCCCTTCGGTTCATTCCAACTCGCATAAGAAGGTTATAGAGATGAGAAACAAGGGTGGTGGTACTAGTGTTGAGCATAATTATGGTTCTCAACCAAGCAATTCAGTTAGACATGTATTtgattga
- the LOC115719255 gene encoding auxin response factor 10, whose translation MKDLEKSLDPQLWQACAGGMVNIPPVNSKVFYFPQGHAEHSQTHVDFSAVSIRIPPFVLCRVSALKFMADPESDEVFAKMRLVPLGINDFREEEDDEVVVVASGSDDNGSENHHEKPTSFAKTLTQSDANNGGGFSVPRYCAETIFPGLDYTADPPVQTVIAKDVHGEMWKFRHIFRGTPRRHLLTTGWSNFVNQKKLVAGDSIVFLRTKTGDICVGIRRAKRGIGGGNGSDTTSGWNNGSSYAGGFSVFMREDENKMGRNSGCGGNSGPTAGGNFRGTRRVRPEAVVEAAARAANGEPFEIIYYPRVSTPEFCVKASSVKAAMRIQWSSGMRFKMAFETEDSSRISWFMGTIASVKVADPIRWPNSPWRLLQVTWDEPDLLQNVKCVSPWLIESVANMPIIHMSSFSPPRKKLRFPTTQHPDFTFDGHFPVSSFLGNPLGPSSPMCFLPDNTPAGIQGARHALFGLSLSDLQLNSNNNKLQPQPGLLSSSFHQQLNQHSGISSAGLKRVRSDTTPTTTNNNNSESLSCLLTMGNSSPNAEKSDSVKRHQFVLFGQRILTEQQISADSHSDKAKFLSNSSSEKSSNNVGFSWHQGHQATEFGMDTGHCKVFMESEDVGRTLDLSALGSYEELYRKLANMFEIERSEMLTRVFYHDATGTLKQTGEEPFSDFMKTAKRLTIIAAEDSSNKNVGRTWITGMRNAENGLGSSNKTGPLSIFA comes from the exons ATGAAAGACCTTGAGAAAAGCTTGGATCCTCAGCTATGGCAGGCCTGTGCCGGTGGAATGGTCAATATACCACCAGTGAACTCTAAAGTCTTCTACTTTCCACAAGGCCACGCCGAACACTCCCAGACCCATGTCGATTTCTCCGCTGTTTCGATCAGAATCCCTCCATTCGTTCTCTGCAGAGTTTCAGCTCTGAAATTCATGGCAGACCCAGAAAGTGATGAGGTTTTTGCTAAGATGAGATTAGTGCCTTTAGGAATTAACGATtttagagaagaagaagatgatgaagtAGTTGTTGTTGCTTCGGGTTCTGATGATAATGGTTCTGAAAATCATCATGAAAAGCCCACTTCTTTTGCTAAGACATTAACTCAATCTGATGCCAATAATGGTGGTGGGTTTTCTGTTCCTAGGTATTGTGCTGAGACAATTTTTCCTGGTTTAGATTACACTGCTGATCCACCTGTTCAGACTGTTATAGCTAAGGATGTTCATGGTGAGATGTGGAAATTTAGGCATATCTTTAGAGGTACTCCTCGTAGACATTTGTTAACAACAGGTTGGAGTAATTTTGTGAACCAGAAGAAGTTAGTTGCTGGCGATTCGATTGTGTTTCTCAGGACTAAAACTGGTGACATTTGTGTTGGGATTAGGAGAGCTAAGAGAGGCATTGGTGGTGGTAATGGATCAGACACCACTTCTGGATGGAACAATGGTTCATCTTATGCTGGTGGTTTTTCGGTTTTCATGAGGGAAGATGAGAACAAAATGGGGCGAAACTCGGGTTGTGGTGGCAATTCTGGTCCTACTGCTGGTGGGAATTTCAGAGGGACTAGAAGAGTAAGGCCTGAAGCTGTTGTTGAAGCTGCTGCTCGTGCTGCCAATGGCGAGCCATTCGAGATTATTTATTACCCTCGTGTTAGCACTCCTGAGTTCTGTGTTAAGGCCTCTTCGGTTAAAGCCGCTATGAGGATTCAATGGAGCTCGGGAATGAGGTTTAAGATGGCGTTTGAAACCGAGGATTCGTCTCGAATTAGCTGGTTTATGGGAACTATAGCTTCTGTTAAAGTTGCTGACCCTATCCGCTGGCCTAATTCCCCTTGGCGGCTTCTTCAG GTGACATGGGATGAACCAGATTTGCTTCAGAATGTGAAATGTGTTAGTCCATGGTTGATTGAATCGGTAGCTAACATGCCAATCATCCACATGTCATCCTTTTCACCACCGAGAAAGAAGTTGCGATTCCCTACAACGCAACACCCCGACTTTACTTTTGATGGACATTTCCCAGTGTCTTCATTTTTAGGTAACCCCTTAGGGCCCAGCAGCCCCATGTGTTTTCTTCCCGATAACACACCTGCAGGCATACAGGGAGCCAGGCATGCTCTATTTGGACTATCTTTATCGGATCTCCAACTTAACAGCAATAACAACAAGCTGCAACCCCAACCCGGGCTGTTGTCTTCCAGTTTCCACCAGCAGTTGAATCAACACTCTGGAATTTCGAGCGCTGGACTCAAAAGAGTCCGCTCTGACACCACTCCCACCAccaccaacaacaacaacagcgaAAGCTTATCTTGCTTACTCACAATGGGAAATTCTAGTCCAAATGCTGAGAAATCTGATAGTGTAAAGAGACATCAGTTTGTTCTCTTTGGTCAACGAATACTCACCGAACAGCAAATTTCAGCCGATTCCCATTCAGACAAAGCAAAGTTTCTCTCCAATAGTTCATCAGAAAAATCATCTAACAATGTCGGGTTTTCATGGCATCAAGGTCACCAAGCTACCGAATTTGGTATGGATACCGGTCATTGTAAGGTGTTTATGGAGTCTGAAGATGTTGGACGGACTCTAGACCTTTCTGCTCTCGGTTCCTACGAGGAGCTGTACAGAAAGCTGGCTAACATGTTCGAAATTGAAAGATCTGAGATGCTCACCCGAGTTTTTTACCATGATGCTACCGGTACTCTTAAACAAACTGGAGAAGAACCTTTTAG TGATTTTATGAAGACAGCGAAAAGGCTGACAATTATAGCAGCAGAAGATTCGAGCAACAAAAATGTGGGAAG GACATGGATTACAGGAATGCGAAATGCGGAAAATGGACTCGGGTCATCAAACAAGACAGGTCCTTTGAGCATATTTGCTTGA